One genomic region from Deinococcus apachensis DSM 19763 encodes:
- a CDS encoding SMP-30/gluconolactonase/LRE family protein: MRLRTLLGLTLGAGVSWLLLAPTRVRPVAWEGPGLVPSRTGGPYADNGRLNTAELFAPVPGKAAPESVAVDTQGRLYSGFEGGTIVRFHPDGTSPEVFADTGGRPLGLRFHPDGSLLIADALRGLLRVDPEGGEVRVLATGAEGVPFRFTDDLDVDRAGRHVYFTDASSQYPWPHELLDLLEHRGHGRVLRHDLQTGETTVLARNLNFPNGVTLGPGEAYLLVTETGTARVHRLWLVGERAGTLEVFADNLPGYPDNVRYDGAGTFWVALPSRRSPLLDATARRPWLRLVIARLAERVKLPLPEESMLVALDLNGRPTAFAQGTGPASYGYLTQVLPVGDDLILSSLHAQTLARVSVSQVRP, from the coding sequence ATGAGGCTCCGCACCCTCCTCGGCCTGACCCTCGGCGCGGGCGTGAGCTGGCTGCTGCTCGCACCCACACGGGTTCGCCCGGTGGCGTGGGAGGGACCGGGTCTCGTTCCCTCACGCACGGGCGGTCCTTATGCCGACAACGGGCGGTTGAACACCGCCGAACTGTTCGCCCCCGTGCCGGGCAAAGCCGCGCCTGAATCCGTGGCCGTGGACACCCAGGGCCGCCTCTACAGCGGCTTCGAGGGCGGGACCATCGTGCGCTTCCACCCGGACGGCACTTCTCCGGAAGTCTTCGCCGACACGGGCGGGCGGCCCCTCGGCCTGCGTTTCCACCCCGATGGCTCTCTCCTGATCGCCGATGCCCTGCGCGGCCTGCTGCGGGTGGACCCGGAGGGGGGAGAGGTGCGGGTGCTTGCCACCGGGGCCGAGGGCGTGCCCTTCCGCTTCACCGACGATCTGGACGTGGACCGGGCGGGCCGCCACGTGTACTTCACCGACGCGTCGAGCCAGTACCCCTGGCCGCACGAACTCCTCGACCTGCTGGAACACCGCGGGCACGGGCGGGTGCTGCGGCACGACCTCCAGACGGGGGAGACGACCGTGCTGGCAAGAAACCTGAACTTCCCCAACGGCGTGACCCTCGGCCCCGGTGAGGCTTACCTCCTCGTGACCGAGACGGGCACGGCGCGGGTTCACCGCCTGTGGCTGGTCGGCGAGCGGGCCGGAACGCTGGAGGTCTTCGCGGACAACCTTCCTGGCTACCCCGACAACGTTCGCTACGACGGCGCGGGCACGTTCTGGGTGGCCCTCCCCAGCCGCCGCTCGCCGCTGCTGGATGCGACGGCGCGGAGGCCCTGGCTGCGGCTGGTCATTGCCCGCCTTGCCGAACGGGTCAAACTGCCCCTTCCCGAGGAGTCCATGCTCGTCGCGCTCGACCTGAATGGCCGCCCAACGGCCTTCGCCCAGGGCACGGGTCCAGCCAGCTACGGTTACCTTACCCAGGTCCTTCCGGTCGGGGATGATCTGATCCTCAGCTCACTGCACGCGCAGACGCTCGCCCGCGTGTCCGTCTCCCAGGTGCGCCCATGA
- a CDS encoding PaaI family thioesterase → MTAPDMTAARERLRLAAETSGFTRFMGTRLTRLEAGLAEIELDLRPDLTQHHGVAHGAVLGYLADTVSAWAASTLAGDVVTSEYKLNLLAPARGEVLWARGEVLRAGRRQVVVRAEVYARSGGEDTLVAASLASIAPVGGRPSRETGT, encoded by the coding sequence ATGACGGCCCCGGACATGACCGCCGCCCGCGAACGGCTCCGGCTCGCGGCGGAGACGAGCGGCTTCACGCGCTTCATGGGCACGCGCCTCACCCGGCTGGAGGCGGGGCTCGCGGAGATCGAGCTCGACCTGCGGCCCGACCTGACCCAGCATCACGGCGTCGCACATGGGGCGGTGCTCGGTTACCTCGCTGACACGGTGAGCGCCTGGGCCGCCTCCACCCTCGCCGGGGACGTGGTGACTTCCGAGTACAAGCTCAACCTGCTGGCCCCCGCGAGGGGCGAGGTGCTGTGGGCACGCGGGGAAGTGCTGCGCGCCGGGCGCCGTCAGGTCGTCGTCCGCGCCGAGGTGTATGCCCGCAGCGGGGGAGAGGACACCCTCGTCGCGGCGTCGCTGGCGAGCATCGCGCCCGTGGGGGGGCGCCCCTCCAGGGAGACCGGGACATGA